DNA from Brucella melitensis bv. 1 str. 16M:
ACATCATCGCAAAAGCGCACTGGAGATTGCCCGCTGGCTGGAAAATCATCCAATGGTGGAACGCGTTCTGCATCCAGCCCTCGAAAGCCATCCCGGCCATGAAATCTGGAAACGCGATTTTTCCGGTTCGTCCGGCATTTTCTCCTTTGTTCTGGCAAAGGGCGAACATGCGCAAGCGAGCGCCTTCCTCAACGCGCTGGAGATTTTCGGCCTCGGCTATTCGTGGGGTGGCTATCAAAGCCTTGCGCTTGAAGTGAAGCTTGGCGACCGCACCGTTTCGAAGAACGATTATGCCGGGGCGGTCATCCGCCTTCAGATCGGTCTGGAAGACGTGCCCGACCTCATCGCCGATCTCGAAAGAGGTTTTGCTGCAATCTGATTACTTAGGGCAGTTCCTGTTTAATTCAGGCAACCGCGCCATAAGGAAGATCATGATGACTTGGGTATTCATAATACAGGGCGTTATGGCGATCGGCCTTGCGGCGCTTGCCATTGCCGTCATTCTTCGTTACCACCGCTAATCTGTAGAGACGAGTTGGGGCCAATTTTTCAATCGTAACAAGGCAACTGATAGGCGGGATAATCGTTCTCGTCATATTGGCATGCTCACGAGGAGAGTAGTTATGCGGAAAATGGCGCTTGGATTGGTAGCATTAATGGCCCTTTCGGGCTGTACGACAACCGAGAAAGATGTCTCGATCGGCACGGCTGGCGGAGCTATCATTGGTGGTATTGCAGGCGGTGGACGCGGTGCATTGATTGGTGCGGGCGCAGGCGCTCTCGGCGGCCTGCTCGTTCGTGAACTACGCAGCGGCAAATGCGAATATCGCGACCGCCACGGACGTATCTACGTCGCACGCTGCCGCCGATAGAGCGTCCCCCTATATAGGACAAGAAGCGTCGGCACTTTCCGACGCTTCTACAGATTTGATTTTTTGAAAATATGCCCGCTTCGAGCGGGCAATATTTTATGGGAACTTCCTACCTTCCAATTTCGTTTCTGAAATAGGAAATAGGCAGGGAGAAATCCGATGAAGCTCGCTTTGAAAGCCGCGCTTATTGCGCTTGGTGTCTTTTCGGCAAGCGCAGCGCAGGCGGCAAACGCCATCTCCACCACCAATCTCAACGTCCGGACGGGGCCAGGAACCGGCTATGCTGCCGTTGGCGCCATACCGAGCGGTGCTCCGGTCAATGTCCGGGGCTGTACATCCGGCTATGGCTGGTGCCAAGTGAACTACGGCAATATGTTCGGCTGGGCGTCTTCGCGTTATCTGGCGATGCGCGAAGGTTCAGCCAGCGGCTATTCCGGTGATTTCGGCCAAACGGCAGCCTTGATCGGCATACCGCTTATCGCTGGCGTCGCAATTGGTGCCGCGCTCAACGACCGTCATGACCGTTGGGACCGCGGATACTGGCATCGCCACAGGCATTGGAGGCGTTCAGGCTGGCGGGGGGATCGCCCGCATTGGGGCGGCAGACACGGAGGCCATGGCCCGCGCACCTATTTCAGACCGCACGGCGGCGATGGTCCGCACGGCAGATAAAACCGCAAAGGCTTTGCAGCAGCCCTTGGCAAAAAGTGTCGAATGACACGATAAATTGCCTTTGCAATTGGCATAACCAATTGAAAATAAATATATAAAAATACTCCTGTTGCAGTAAAATAGCCTTTTTTGCCAAGGTACTTTGCCCCTGCCTGAGCGGCAAAGCGACATTCAACTTTGCCCTAACGTCCGGGATTATCGCGATAAAGGTCGTGTCGGCTTTCGACCCTCAACCCAGACGTTCGTCGATCAAATGCGATTTCCTGAAAGCTGACACTTCTTTGACAAACAGCTTCGGCTAGACAGGAATGCATGTGACCGTCCGCTTTTGAACCGAACTAGGAAAATGTTCACCATTTCGCTACCGATTAGACTGGCGGTAACTAGGTGATGAGGGCGACGCGCTCGGCGATGAACTGGGCGATCTCAGAAGGATTGAACCGTCTCGCATCCACGTAGCCGTCCGTGCGAAACACGCCATCGACAGCGCCATCGTCCACACGCACGAACATGATCCGTTGTTCGGCCCGTGCCATGATGATTTCGCGAATCGCGCGGAACTCGACGCCGCACCGGTCTTTTCGCTGATAGTCGTCGCCGACGAAGACTACGATCAGTTTGCAGCGGTTGCGGTAGATGTCCTGAAGTAGGGTGTCGAGCGACGGTCGGGCAAGCTGGGAAACATAATTGTTGTCGTAAAAATAGGCGTTTGGACCGACGCGTGCCTCGAGTTCGCGGGCCACTTGCTCGACCAGCCCGCGTGCCTCACCGGGAAAAGAGAGACCGACGTCAAAATCGTGCTGAGTGATATCGACGGCACGGCTCGCCTGTCGCGTCCACGACGGCAGAGTTATTCCTTTGGCCGTGTGCAGCTCCTTGGGCAGGTTTACGTCTTTGACCGCCCAGTGCGTACGATTCATCTCCCAATTGCCAATATCAAGCTCGAATGCGAGGGTGTCGAAGTCTGCTACCGTCAGGAAGGGCTGGACCGGGATGAACTCGTACTCGATTCGCACTTGCCCGCGCCTTACCGTAACATCGCGGATGAGCCCGAACTTGGGATCAAGCTTGCAGGCAGCCTCATAGGCGAAAATCGTGGGAAGGCGCGTCAATTCCGCCAGTTCGGCCCCGTCTAGCTTTCCGAACTTCTCGGTAATCTTCTGATCCGTGTATTCGTGCTGGTTAACGCAACGCGACAGGTCGAATGTACATGGCACCCCCTGCCACTCCTCTTTCCAGCCCGAAACAAATAAATTGTACATTGCATATTCCTCGCTAAGTTCGATGATCCATAAGATTTGTACCGGTTTCCAGCGACCTAAAGGGAGCCGGAAAGGTCGCGTGTCGCGACTAGATGTCATTCAGTAGGTCGCGGATTGGTTCATTCGCCACCGGCGTCCATCCCTCAAGGCGGGAGATTAGCATGTGAAAGCAGCGGGCGAAGGCGGCCTGCGCGGCGACGAGATTGGCCTGCTGGCCGAGTGAGCCGTTGTGCACAATCTCGCTGCGGGCGTGGTAGAGGGCGAGAACTGCCTGCTTGTAGGAGTCGACGCCAGGCACACCCTTGAGGCACAGGCCCAGCCGACGCTCGATGCGGTCGGCGACGCCTCTCTGGTATGCGTCAGTCAACAAGGTTTCGAACGCGACGGCGATGGCAACGACAGCTTCCGACTCGTTGATCCGGGAGCCGAAGGACTGGCGATACCAGTCAAGCGCCGTCACGAAGCGTTTGTAGAGCCGCTTCTGGACCTTGTCTTTGCTGGAAAGGTTCACGTGGCGGAAATATCCTTGTTCAACCGTCTTCAGTGCCGTCATGATCGCGGTCGAGAGCCGCTTCATGCGCGTGGTCGACAACTCGTCGGTGGAAATCACCGCCGCGACATCAGAAAGGCGAGCGAGTTCGAGCGCGGAGACGTTCATCGGGACGCGCCTCAGACCCATCGGCCGGCCACGCAGATTCTCGCCGATTAGGTAGTGGCGGATGTTGAGGGTTTCCCAATTATTGACATTCGAGGTGGCGTGAAATTTCTCGACTGGGTCGCTCTTTTCGACCGAGAGCGCATGCAGCATGAGCAGGCAGGACGCGGCGGTGCGGATCTTCAGGGAATAGACGAACTGGTTTTCGTACATGTCGCCGGTATGTGATGTGAGGCGCACCAGCATTAGCGGATTTCGGGCCAGCCAAGTGGCATGGGTCGCGAAGTGGCGAATATCATCGAAGACGATACGTTGCCTGATCCCGAGCGCCACCGACATTTCACACAATCGTTCATGGGCGGCCTTCACCGAGTGCTGCTGGCCGCTCACGGCGTAACCGGCGCGCGAGAAGGCCACCCAGTCGCGCAGGGAGGAGGAGCGGTCAAACAGAGTCGGTATCTTCATACCGAAACTAGTCAGCGGATAGAGGACGAAGCCCGGACGCTCTGCGCCCGCCTGGGCGAGATCGGCAATCACCCGACCGACGATATTGCCGCCGCCGGCCTTGCAGGCACCAAACACGCAGTCATCGAGGATCGATCGCCCGACATAGATTTCACGTGACCAGAGCGCGCGGGCAATCGCCGCGCGCAAGGTGATGATGTGGTGCTCGATCGCGGTGCGTTCGGCCTCTGAGAGCTTATTCTCGTCGGTTACAAGATCGTCGATCGCAGCGAAGAGATTGAGCTGGTTATGCTTGCCAGCAAGATAGCTTTCGGACTGGTTGATCGACTTGGTCGACTTCACCAAGAGGGTTGATAGAATGTTCGCTTTCAAAGTCCCCCCAAAATTCACTTTTCGCTCTAAGTCCTAACCCGTCGCATCGCTACCAAAAGTGGTGATTCTTTGCCACTCGACGATTTAGTTTGACCAGCACATCTCCCCCATGCGGGCTGTAAAAAAAGCGTCACGCGCGGCCTAAACGCGAAAAAGACAGCGCTTCGCTGCCGGTGTACGGTACTCTCGCGAGAGGACAGCTTTGGCGGGTTCATTTAGATAACCCGTCAGTCAGCATTCCACCCTATCTCCAACATGCGCTATCACCGGATGCTCAAATCCAACGATACGGCTTCGGACATATATGCCTGGAATCATTGAGAGAGATCGGATTCCATGATGCCACCTTCGGAGGCTTCATCGCATTCACTTGAAACCCGCGATCTGGGCTCTCAAGATAGCTTGGTAGCGTGAAAGTACTCGTCATAGGCGTCCAGACATTCGAGACGAAGTTAAATTGGAAATCACCCGGGATATCGAAGAGGCATCATTTCGTTGCCTCTTATCGATGAGCAATTTCCTTTTTTTGAACTTCACCTCGATAGCCTGCTTCGAAACCTCGAAGTAGGTCGACAGACGCGATAGTAATTCCTCATAGGGGAGATAGTTACAAGGCTGGTCATCAACAAAAATATATCCATGCCCTCTGTCTCGTATTTCCAGATCGTGGCGGAACTGCGCGGTCTGCGGCAGGAAAGTGACATCCGGCAGGATTAGCTCAGCAGAAAAAGCATTCGCCTGATATTCTAGGCGCTCATAAACAAAGCTGTCGCCTTCTTCGCGTGTGATGAACAAATCGTTCGCGATGATGGTTTCGGAACGCAAATATCTATCGTGATTTAAACAAAAATGGCCAATCTCATGCCCGATGGTAAAGCGTTCTCGCGTTTGCCGTGAATGCGAGTTTATCTGTATCGTTTTCCGTTCAAAGTTTGCCGAACCCAAGATTAAGACACCGTCGACATCAAATACAGCTTGATCAGTAAACTGCAAGTCAATGGATAGACTCTGGCAAATTTTTGCAAGATCCACCGCTCCAGACGAGTAATTAGCTACTTCGAGCGCCCTCGCCGCAAAGGCCTTTATCTGGTCTAACGAACGAAACGGAACCGATATACTACCGCGTTTTTTCTCGTGTCGAGACTGACCAACGGGCTCAGGATCTAGGTTCGTTAGAAGCTCGTCTATCGTCCCGAAATATTTTCCATCGTAATAGGCCGAAAACTTCAGCGATTTAATTGGATCGTCACTGCGGAAGATTTGAGAACGAACGAACCCGTGCTCGATACACGCGCCCCTGCGATCAGCGATAATCTCCAATCCATGCTCATCGTACTTGACGATACCCATTCGGGCGTTGCTGGCTACCTTCTCAGCACCAGACTGCAACCTGGACGTAACGACAATAATACCTTTGACGGCATGCGAGAATATGCGACCGATTTTTGACGAAAAATCGTTTACATAGATCTCAGAGATGCTTGCATCATGATTTTTGCACTCGAAGATGACATAAAGGTGAGGAGCGTCACGCCCCGTTCGATATAGCTCCAAAACGATGTCGAACTCGACATCTGCCTCTCGTTCGCGACAGTAGTACCGTTTTTTCTTATAAATTTTGCAGT
Protein-coding regions in this window:
- a CDS encoding ImmA/IrrE family metallo-endopeptidase, producing MNSTSKGDSLEDAFYQYLFDQQNRGELVFGAYPPENCKIYKKKRYYCREREADVEFDIVLELYRTGRDAPHLYVIFECKNHDASISEIYVNDFSSKIGRIFSHAVKGIIVVTSRLQSGAEKVASNARMGIVKYDEHGLEIIADRRGACIEHGFVRSQIFRSDDPIKSLKFSAYYDGKYFGTIDELLTNLDPEPVGQSRHEKKRGSISVPFRSLDQIKAFAARALEVANYSSGAVDLAKICQSLSIDLQFTDQAVFDVDGVLILGSANFERKTIQINSHSRQTRERFTIGHEIGHFCLNHDRYLRSETIIANDLFITREEGDSFVYERLEYQANAFSAELILPDVTFLPQTAQFRHDLEIRDRGHGYIFVDDQPCNYLPYEELLSRLSTYFEVSKQAIEVKFKKRKLLIDKRQRNDASSISRVISNLTSSRMSGRL
- a CDS encoding HEPN domain-containing protein yields the protein MNFGGTLKANILSTLLVKSTKSINQSESYLAGKHNQLNLFAAIDDLVTDENKLSEAERTAIEHHIITLRAAIARALWSREIYVGRSILDDCVFGACKAGGGNIVGRVIADLAQAGAERPGFVLYPLTSFGMKIPTLFDRSSSLRDWVAFSRAGYAVSGQQHSVKAAHERLCEMSVALGIRQRIVFDDIRHFATHATWLARNPLMLVRLTSHTGDMYENQFVYSLKIRTAASCLLMLHALSVEKSDPVEKFHATSNVNNWETLNIRHYLIGENLRGRPMGLRRVPMNVSALELARLSDVAAVISTDELSTTRMKRLSTAIMTALKTVEQGYFRHVNLSSKDKVQKRLYKRFVTALDWYRQSFGSRINESEAVVAIAVAFETLLTDAYQRGVADRIERRLGLCLKGVPGVDSYKQAVLALYHARSEIVHNGSLGQQANLVAAQAAFARCFHMLISRLEGWTPVANEPIRDLLNDI
- the btpB gene encoding TIR domain-containing translocated effector BtpB; translation: MYNLFVSGWKEEWQGVPCTFDLSRCVNQHEYTDQKITEKFGKLDGAELAELTRLPTIFAYEAACKLDPKFGLIRDVTVRRGQVRIEYEFIPVQPFLTVADFDTLAFELDIGNWEMNRTHWAVKDVNLPKELHTAKGITLPSWTRQASRAVDITQHDFDVGLSFPGEARGLVEQVARELEARVGPNAYFYDNNYVSQLARPSLDTLLQDIYRNRCKLIVVFVGDDYQRKDRCGVEFRAIREIIMARAEQRIMFVRVDDGAVDGVFRTDGYVDARRFNPSEIAQFIAERVALIT
- a CDS encoding SH3 domain-containing protein → MKLALKAALIALGVFSASAAQAANAISTTNLNVRTGPGTGYAAVGAIPSGAPVNVRGCTSGYGWCQVNYGNMFGWASSRYLAMREGSASGYSGDFGQTAALIGIPLIAGVAIGAALNDRHDRWDRGYWHRHRHWRRSGWRGDRPHWGGRHGGHGPRTYFRPHGGDGPHGR
- a CDS encoding YMGG-like glycine zipper-containing protein — translated: MRKMALGLVALMALSGCTTTEKDVSIGTAGGAIIGGIAGGGRGALIGAGAGALGGLLVRELRSGKCEYRDRHGRIYVARCRR